In a genomic window of Deltaproteobacteria bacterium HGW-Deltaproteobacteria-6:
- a CDS encoding 1-acyl-sn-glycerol-3-phosphate acyltransferase: MTGRLVTYLFFIIVVLTSIPLYLIALTIRLVTYPFDHRLRFLHLFTCFWASIYSWMLPAWKVRIEGRENVRKDVAYMVVSNHQSQLDILIAFRLFFHFKWVSKIEMFRFPLIGWNMVLNRYVKLKRGDKESIAKMLTACEVHLDEGSSVFMFPEGTRSQDGEIKAFKLGAFQLAHKKKVAILPIVISGTCKALPKHTIIFTGVKKLYIKIFEEIPYSAFKDLSVEETAEMVRQFMIGNLNVMNQYTLGK, encoded by the coding sequence ATGACAGGCCGTTTGGTTACTTACTTATTTTTTATCATTGTGGTTTTGACGTCGATTCCGCTTTATTTAATCGCTTTGACGATCCGTCTGGTGACCTATCCTTTTGACCACCGCCTGAGGTTCCTCCACCTGTTTACCTGCTTTTGGGCTTCGATTTATTCCTGGATGCTGCCCGCCTGGAAGGTCCGCATTGAGGGTCGTGAAAATGTTCGCAAAGATGTTGCGTATATGGTGGTTTCGAATCATCAGTCTCAGCTGGATATCCTGATTGCTTTTCGCCTTTTTTTTCACTTCAAATGGGTGTCCAAAATTGAAATGTTCAGATTTCCGCTCATCGGCTGGAACATGGTTCTGAATCGTTATGTTAAACTGAAGCGTGGCGACAAGGAAAGCATCGCTAAAATGCTGACGGCATGTGAAGTGCATCTGGATGAGGGAAGTTCCGTTTTTATGTTCCCGGAAGGGACCCGTTCTCAGGACGGCGAGATCAAGGCCTTTAAACTCGGCGCCTTCCAGCTGGCGCACAAAAAGAAAGTGGCCATTCTGCCCATTGTGATCAGCGGAACGTGCAAGGCGCTTCCCAAGCACACCATCATATTTACCGGCGTGAAAAAATTGTATATAAAAATATTTGAAGAAATTCCCTATTCGGCTTTTAAGGACTTATCGGTGGAGGAAACCGCGGAAATGGTGCGGCAGTTCATGATCGGAAATCTGAACGTGATGAATCAATACACACTTGGGAAGTAG